A DNA window from Leptotrichia sp. oral taxon 215 str. W9775 contains the following coding sequences:
- a CDS encoding NAD(+)/NADH kinase: protein MENKMEVLKNSSQEEIVNQINRVKIIKKEYLEEDKLIHFYDYMKLNKIEETEDTEKADLIISFGGDGTLLVAAKETLKKDIPVMAVNMGTLGYLADISPKDVVEMLEKYRRNECIVDKRTFLKVKYNEKEYHALNDLVISKGGIASQMISVEVYADGTFVNKYRADGIIIATPTGSTAYSLSAGGSIVHPNLRALSITPLSPQSLTARPIIIDGNEVLSFKVFSRDNDTHLNIDGRINFRIKQEDEISAVMSNRKVKIIRSGKSDYYGILREKLRWGESSVK from the coding sequence ATGGAAAATAAAATGGAAGTTTTAAAAAATAGTAGCCAGGAAGAAATAGTAAATCAAATAAATAGGGTAAAAATTATAAAAAAGGAATATTTGGAAGAAGATAAGCTTATTCATTTTTATGATTATATGAAATTAAATAAAATAGAAGAAACAGAAGATACTGAAAAGGCAGATTTAATTATTTCATTTGGAGGAGACGGGACATTACTTGTTGCAGCAAAGGAAACTTTAAAGAAGGATATTCCTGTAATGGCTGTAAATATGGGAACATTAGGATATTTAGCAGATATTTCTCCTAAGGATGTTGTTGAGATGCTGGAGAAGTACAGAAGAAATGAATGTATTGTAGATAAAAGAACATTCCTTAAGGTAAAATACAATGAGAAAGAGTACCACGCCTTAAATGACCTTGTTATAAGCAAGGGAGGGATAGCTTCCCAGATGATTAGTGTGGAAGTTTATGCTGATGGGACATTTGTAAATAAGTACAGGGCTGACGGAATAATTATAGCCACTCCTACCGGATCTACTGCATATTCACTTTCGGCAGGTGGTTCAATAGTTCATCCTAACTTAAGGGCTTTAAGTATAACTCCGTTATCGCCTCAGAGTCTTACAGCGAGGCCTATTATAATAGATGGTAATGAAGTGCTGAGTTTTAAAGTTTTTTCAAGGGATAATGACACCCACTTGAATATTGACGGAAGGATAAATTTCCGGATAAAACAGGAGGATGAAATTTCAGCAGTAATGTCAAATAGAAAAGTAAAAATAATAAGAAGCGGGAAAAGTGACTATTACGGTATATTAAGGGAAAAACTCAGATGGGGAGAATCGTCGGTAAAATAA